From the genome of Lytechinus pictus isolate F3 Inbred chromosome 4, Lp3.0, whole genome shotgun sequence:
caattattattattataaggttCATCCGTAAAATTTGTATCTTatctatattatattatgttacatTATATTATGCTTGAATGGAAATAAGGAATTTGATTACAACAATTAATCGTTCTAAACAAGGACCATACCTTTGTTTCCATTCCCCTGCCATTAAGAATAGTTTCACTATTAGtttcttattgttattttttgaaatatataattgtatttcgtttcagattgtattttttgtatattgtaatCTTTGTATATATTGTGATTAATATGTATGTACTAACCTGCTTAAAAACTTTGGCTATTACCGTgtgaaaatcaaatcaaataaaatgaatataaaacgAGCTTGCCTTCCTCGAGCTTTCTTTTTACTATAGgccttttattttcttataaagGAGAAAGTTGCTTTAAAAGACAGAGATGTAATTCTAATCCATTGTTAACAAAGTGATTAaagttgttattattaataatattaagtTTATTTGGCTTGTGTCTGCTGCATTTCTTCCTCTGCATAGTTGGATAGAGTGATCTTGCCATCGAGGGACTTGAAGATGAGAAAGACTGCTTTCCGATCTTCACCGGTATGGGCCTGAAAGGTGATACATGGAGACGAAAGAGGAGGGGGTTTTGAGGCCTATACCACATCAATGTCAAATTCAATATTGATAAATGAGGAAAAGTCAAACAAgtacaaaaacacaaaaatgcaCTCTataaatgttgggcaacatactgtctacACAACAATCGGTTAcaactttatcaaattctgggtagtttttaaccaatataaaattatgtgtgctttgggtgaaaactacacaatattgtttgaaaaaaaaaccacagagttgtaaaaagaaaattaaccaattgctgtgtggacagtatgttgcccaacattttaagagtgtgatAAAAACAGCATTTCAATAGGTCTGGTAATAAGAAATAGACATTTGAATAGTTAAATCTTTCCATAATTTGTAAGATCATCAGCTTATTCTTTTTGCATACCGCCCCCTGGGAGCACTACCGAATCTTATCACTAATATTTCATTATCGATTCTGATCAtcatttaaccctaaatctcccggggtattttgattcttgtcattccgggggggggggcattatggccccccttaagatctcagccgcggattgcgcgatcacaacgaaaatttgcatgatggtagagaatgacgtaagctacgcagttgcattggtaaatctcactgaattcatatattagttttattttatatgaattaattatgccaatttattcatgaaatcatactttttgctctgattcactaaataaagctcctagaatgctatttttttgtgaaaatattctttataacaTTCCtgacaattgtgaatgaaaaaaattctggtaccaagaccgatttcttatgtattttattattcttttaatttcttatgtatttctatgtttttttttctttttgtttttttattgttttttcgatggaaatcgttccaaacttaattctgatcataaacaaggcaaaattaataaagtttaatcagtaaaagtagaaataatgatacatttatgaattttggctaaatacacaatttgcattggatttgagcatgaaatcacgtttatgagcaattttgggtctgacatgcacttacaaatgtacataatgttgcgtaatgtcgtaaccgcgtacccgggcgtcacaaatttggtctcaaaatttgcgcgagacctgaaagtaaaaagtcagtgagcagcgaggtcaaaaaattttgcgcagcagatatattgcgaaaattgtcgaggggggggggggggccataatgccccccccccccggagaattagggttaaaaaaacaattgtttaCTTTTAGGTCTGTTTGATGTTTGTGTGAACAAAGTcatgtcccgtttttttatcttaaaaggattttttttttcctatttaatATCGCCTcgctttttcaataaaaataatgctttCTTTCTGTTGAGTTCTTCCCTGTAGATGGATTCGAACCCGCAACCTTGTCATTGTATTGTAAATGTAATGATTGTCCGGTTATCCCATTTTATTGCGTCACGCTAACCAGATGCTCAAGATGTTTCCAATTACATTAAAACTTTGCAATTCGTGTTTTACATTCATGTGCATTTTAAAAACTAAAAACCCTAAATTAACGCGGGGAAAGAAAAATTCGTATAGGAAAAAAATCGCGGGCGGGggagatggagggggggggggggttctgctTCTCTGTCAACTTGCAATTACTAGCACGATTTCATGAACATACCCTGATACGATAGTTGAGACCAGCGACGACTTGGGTAGCAAACGCCAGCGGCTCCAGAACTGAAAATGACCTATTAGCGTTCACCTGGGCTGGTTCTCGTACCTGAAGATagaaacaaaatatagaaagtaaaaaaaaccaaaaaaacaTGACTGCACGTTAGTTTTTGGTGCGGGTTGGGTTATATTCCGCTCTCCCTCCATGTctcggggaaggggggggggtgtatatcCCGTGAATATGTCGGGGTGGGGTGGATGCCTTTCAGTAGTAAACTCGATGACGATATACTCTTAGGGTTTTTTCATATAGGAGTCGTAAAATCTGAGGCCCCCGGGGGCATGGACCTGGCCACGGCTcagattatctattgttactgggggtgctgtgacaatgctcagcaccccagtaacaatagaataatccaCCAAGGACAGGGTacttccggggggggggggagaggtgTCCTGTTACGGATCTTTTAATTCCCCATACAATATTTCTGTACCAGTCTAAGCGAggcaattattaaaaaatatttacgcCCACCCTTATTCCATGCATGTACGGGCTCAAAagtagtctagttctagacgattttaaacgaatctatttgcaccacgatatatacgttctattccgtgcgtacgcccagccgagtgtgcgcgcaaaaccgagaacctgtactccaaactcggctgggcgtacgcacggaatagaacgtatatatcgcggtgcaaatagattcgtttaaaatcgtctagaactagactagctCAAAAGGAGAAAAACACCCCCGTGAAAAGGGGGCGATCAATTTACAATTGCCTGAACGGAAAATGATTAAACCTGAGATATCTCGGCCAGGAGTTATAGCCCTGCAGCTAGGCATGCGGATATGAGTTATCCGTTTAATTTTGGTTTGGTttagaaagggaaagggagacAACTTACTGCCTAATCATTCTACAACACGATTAAATGGCGTTATATAACTCAATTATCTGATTATACATAAAATTGACTGATTTAGAACATacataaagaaagagagagaaattgaACAAGCAAAATGAAAATAGTGAAACTTTCACTATGGGCCTACTCGGTTAACAttggcattatttaatatttattcatttatttatttctgtcttCTGTAGACAGTGTGGTCTCTTCAgaacgtaaaaaaaaatgcttttcaaGAGAGCCCTGTACTTATAACACTCATGATATAGTAATGAACAGTGGAAGTAATAACACAgaattaataaaaagaatacatgCTAAAAGACATGAAATTGGAAATCATATATGTACACATATCAAATTAACAATACATGATAGAGGGGGCATAGAGTGATCTTTCGTTGTACACGTAGTTGAAGCGTGTAGGGGTTATAGGGATCTACAATAAATTATAAACTTAGTTATAAATCTGACTTGCCTTCTCCAGAAGATCTTGAAGATTCTTGACTTCTTCAGACGGAAGCCCACCCACTAGAGTCATGTCGGTCCAGCCCCCACATACTGCCCCCTTTGCCTTCGGAATCTGCTCGGAAACTTGCTTCTCTTGAGACATGATGATAACAATCCCAATCAACAAACGATGTACCTGTATAGACTAGATCGGTGAGCTCAAAATCATCTGGCCACTATCCCTATATACCACGTTATGAGATTGAAATTGAAACGAAAACAAGTTGGCTCACTATAATCACATATATCCTGGGTAGCGGACCGTTCATGCATGGCTCCAGACTATGCTTTTGTCATTTCACCTTCAAACAAAATTAACCTCATTGATCATAATTCAgctcatatttttttgtttaatctgatttttttttatagagtgGGTGGGTGTAGACTAAATTAATGCTTTAAAATCCTTGAAGCAAGTCAGCAGCACTTTTCTACCACTAGTCATGCAATACTATGTAGGACTGCAAATTTGCGTATGCCATTTAGGTGTGCAAAAtttttatcagaaaaaaaatgtttaaatcttTTCGTGAGCGACATTTTGGTTGTTCAATTACATGTTTCGGATGAGGACTCTTTATTGGATATCAAATT
Proteins encoded in this window:
- the LOC129258718 gene encoding cystatin-B-like: MSQEKQVSEQIPKAKGAVCGGWTDMTLVGGLPSEEVKNLQDLLEKVREPAQVNANRSFSVLEPLAFATQVVAGLNYRIRAHTGEDRKAVFLIFKSLDGKITLSNYAEEEMQQTQAK